In Candidatus Polarisedimenticolaceae bacterium, a genomic segment contains:
- a CDS encoding type II secretion system F family protein: MPEFVCRMALPTGEIVERVLESADEASLRRELEEKDYLLLALRRRNALFAGLVSTFSMKPKVSPQEFLFFNQEFSALLRAGLPILASLDILIERRKNPVFRKALVDVRERVKSGEALSQAFQAQGELFPRLYWSSLASGERSGELPSVLARYIAYTRSVLAVRKKLISAATYPAILLTLALVLVGVMVFYVIPQFSSFLKELNVDLPMVTVWIMEGANYAVANWWMIVGVAVVAAGTTVTWIRSESGRLAFDRIKFRIPLIGRVIHDYAQNRFTRTLGTLVAGGIPLVTALELAARAVGNSYMEERLQGVTQSVREGQALWESLERTKLVSDISIEMIKVGESTGALVEMLDYASSFTEEEIDFRLNRLITFVEPIMLVFMAAVVAGMLMAVYLPLLQAAGGGAKF; this comes from the coding sequence GTGCCCGAGTTCGTCTGTCGCATGGCGCTCCCCACGGGGGAGATCGTCGAGCGGGTCCTCGAATCCGCCGACGAGGCGTCGCTCCGTCGCGAGCTGGAGGAGAAGGACTACCTCCTGCTCGCGCTGCGACGGCGGAACGCCCTGTTCGCGGGACTGGTTTCGACGTTCTCGATGAAGCCGAAGGTCAGCCCGCAGGAGTTCCTGTTCTTCAACCAGGAGTTCTCCGCGCTGCTCCGGGCGGGCCTGCCGATCCTGGCCAGCCTCGACATCTTGATCGAGCGTCGCAAGAACCCCGTGTTCCGCAAGGCGCTCGTCGACGTGCGCGAACGGGTCAAGTCGGGCGAGGCCCTCTCGCAGGCCTTCCAGGCGCAGGGCGAGCTCTTCCCGCGTCTTTACTGGTCGTCGCTGGCGTCGGGCGAGCGCTCGGGGGAGCTGCCTTCGGTCCTCGCGCGCTACATCGCCTACACCCGGAGCGTCCTCGCGGTCCGCAAGAAGCTGATCTCCGCGGCGACCTACCCCGCGATCCTGCTCACGCTGGCGCTCGTGCTCGTCGGCGTGATGGTCTTCTACGTCATCCCGCAGTTCTCGAGCTTCCTGAAGGAGCTCAACGTCGACCTCCCCATGGTCACCGTCTGGATCATGGAGGGCGCCAACTACGCCGTGGCCAACTGGTGGATGATCGTGGGGGTCGCCGTCGTCGCGGCCGGGACGACGGTCACCTGGATCCGCAGCGAATCCGGAAGGCTGGCGTTCGACCGCATCAAGTTCCGGATCCCGCTGATCGGCCGGGTCATCCACGACTACGCGCAGAACCGGTTCACGCGCACCCTCGGAACGCTCGTCGCCGGGGGCATCCCCCTCGTGACCGCACTCGAGCTCGCGGCGCGGGCCGTGGGGAACTCCTACATGGAGGAGCGGCTGCAGGGCGTGACCCAGTCCGTCCGCGAGGGACAGGCGCTCTGGGAGTCCCTGGAGCGCACGAAGCTGGTCTCGGACATCTCGATCGAGATGATCAAGGTCGGGGAGTCCACCGGCGCGCTCGTCGAGATGCTCGACTACGCCTCGTCGTTCACGGAGGAGGAGATCGACTTCCGGCTGAACCGGCTGATCACCTTCGTCGAGCCGATCATGCTCGTGTTCATGGCCGCGGTGGTGGCCGGGATGCTCATGGCCGTCTATCTCCCGTTGCTCCAGGCGGCGGGGGGCGGAGCGAAATTCTGA
- a CDS encoding GspE/PulE family protein, with amino-acid sequence MAEPTRIAPDGSGGDVLSEEYQARRLAERLSIEFVDLDNFEIDPELFREIPVDLMFRYNFVPRHRTSLGLQIVVADPTDVLMIDELELLLGSSIEVAVGTPTAIQEILKKSESSQRVLEEATEEFRVQIVREDEETGEETLTIDRLTSDQSPIIKLVDSTLFNALQRRASDIHIETRDKEVVIKYRIDGVLYQAMEPIDKKFHSTIISRIKVMSELDISEKRVPQDGRFKLRIKGRTIDFRVSIMPSVHGEDCVIRILDKESTNREFASLSLEVCGFEDRDLQRLRRFIKEPYGMVLVTGPTGSGKTTTLYAAISEIKNEEDKIITIEDPVEYQLPGITQIPVNEKKGLTFARGLRSILRHDPDKVMVGEIRDAETAQIAIQSALTGHLVFTTVHANNVVDVLGRFLNMGVEPYNFVSALNCILAQRLVRLICASCRKPVKATRQQLLDSGLDPARHADYTFYEGRGCIDCNGTGYRGRTAIAELLDMSDRIREMILQRRPSADIKRAAKEEGMTFLREAALAKVFNGKTSLHEINKVTFVD; translated from the coding sequence ATGGCCGAGCCGACGCGCATCGCCCCGGACGGGTCGGGCGGGGACGTCCTCTCCGAGGAGTACCAGGCCCGCCGCCTGGCGGAGCGGCTCTCGATCGAGTTCGTCGACCTCGACAACTTCGAGATCGACCCCGAGCTGTTCCGGGAGATCCCGGTCGACCTGATGTTCCGCTACAACTTCGTCCCGCGGCACAGGACCTCGTTGGGGCTGCAGATCGTCGTGGCCGACCCGACCGACGTCCTGATGATCGACGAGCTCGAGCTGCTGCTCGGCAGCTCGATCGAGGTGGCCGTCGGGACCCCCACCGCGATCCAGGAGATCCTGAAGAAGTCCGAGTCGTCCCAGCGCGTCCTGGAGGAGGCCACCGAGGAGTTCCGCGTCCAGATCGTCCGCGAGGACGAGGAGACGGGGGAAGAGACCCTCACGATCGACCGGCTGACCTCCGACCAGTCCCCGATCATCAAGCTGGTCGACTCGACGCTCTTCAACGCGCTGCAGCGGCGGGCGTCGGACATCCACATCGAGACCCGCGACAAGGAAGTCGTCATCAAGTACCGCATCGACGGCGTCCTCTACCAGGCGATGGAGCCGATCGACAAGAAGTTCCACTCGACGATCATCTCGCGCATCAAGGTCATGTCCGAGCTCGACATCTCCGAGAAGCGCGTGCCGCAGGACGGCCGCTTCAAGCTCCGGATCAAGGGGCGCACGATCGATTTCCGCGTGTCGATCATGCCGAGCGTGCACGGCGAGGACTGCGTCATCCGCATCCTCGACAAGGAGTCGACCAACCGCGAGTTCGCCTCGCTCAGCCTCGAGGTCTGCGGGTTCGAGGACCGGGACCTGCAGCGCCTGCGGCGGTTCATCAAGGAGCCGTACGGGATGGTGCTCGTCACGGGGCCCACGGGGTCCGGCAAGACGACGACCCTCTACGCGGCGATCTCGGAGATCAAGAACGAGGAGGACAAGATCATCACGATCGAGGATCCCGTGGAGTACCAGCTCCCGGGGATCACGCAGATCCCGGTGAACGAGAAGAAGGGTCTCACCTTCGCCCGCGGCCTGCGCTCGATCCTGCGCCACGACCCCGACAAGGTGATGGTCGGCGAGATCCGCGACGCCGAGACCGCGCAGATCGCGATCCAGTCGGCGCTCACGGGCCACCTCGTCTTCACGACGGTCCACGCGAACAACGTCGTCGACGTCCTCGGGCGCTTCCTGAACATGGGCGTCGAGCCGTACAACTTCGTGTCGGCGCTGAACTGCATCCTCGCGCAGCGCCTGGTGCGCCTGATCTGCGCGTCCTGCCGCAAGCCGGTGAAGGCGACGCGCCAGCAGCTGCTGGACTCCGGCCTCGACCCGGCCCGCCACGCCGACTACACGTTCTACGAGGGGCGCGGCTGCATCGACTGCAACGGCACCGGATACCGGGGCCGCACGGCGATCGCCGAGCTCCTCGACATGTCCGATCGCATCCGCGAGATGATCCTGCAGCGCCGGCCGTCGGCGGACATCAAGCGCGCCGCCAAGGAGGAGGGCATGACCTTCCTCCGCGAGGCCGCCCTGGCGAAGGTCTTCAACGGGAAGACCAGCCTCCACGAGATCAACAAGGTCACGTTCGTCGATTGA
- the pilM gene encoding pilus assembly protein PilM: MKTLSGLALAAKRLDLERLLEWRPSYPPLAVEIDRGEAVLVRMRRRRGGGALEAHGFREIPDDVVGASIFRPNLAAPDETAARLKELFEKTGTKPGRVSLVLPDNLAKISIVTLPEKPPGRKQLEEVLRFKLRRSVPFRLDEAAVSFQLLHESPGEVSVLAAVMLRSVVEQYEAALEKAGAVPGLVDLCTPALVNLCRRDLDEATRGGSDAALVNAAKGYFSLVIVRGGRIVFFRCKSYASAEEDAPPAPGGTPLARELATSISYYQDKLAGVDLGTAFVRTVSAPHDEIAEILERQGIGRIERVDPSAALGLGAGLRLDADVAQRVAPCVGAAAGRAA; the protein is encoded by the coding sequence ATGAAAACGCTGTCCGGACTCGCCCTGGCCGCCAAGCGCCTCGACCTCGAGCGGCTCCTGGAGTGGCGCCCGAGCTACCCGCCGCTCGCGGTCGAGATCGATCGCGGCGAGGCGGTGCTCGTGCGCATGCGCCGCCGCCGGGGCGGAGGCGCGCTCGAGGCGCACGGCTTCCGGGAGATTCCGGACGACGTCGTCGGGGCGTCGATCTTCCGCCCGAATCTCGCCGCTCCCGACGAGACCGCCGCCCGCCTCAAGGAGCTGTTCGAGAAGACCGGGACGAAGCCCGGTCGCGTCTCCCTCGTCCTCCCCGACAACCTCGCGAAGATCTCGATCGTCACCCTTCCCGAGAAGCCCCCGGGCCGCAAGCAGCTGGAAGAGGTGCTCCGGTTCAAGCTCCGCCGGTCCGTCCCGTTCCGCCTCGACGAGGCGGCGGTCTCCTTCCAGCTGCTCCACGAGTCGCCGGGCGAGGTCTCGGTGCTCGCGGCGGTGATGCTGCGCTCGGTCGTCGAGCAATACGAGGCCGCGCTCGAGAAGGCGGGGGCCGTTCCGGGGCTCGTCGATCTCTGCACCCCGGCCCTGGTCAACCTCTGCCGCCGGGATCTCGACGAGGCGACGCGCGGCGGCTCCGACGCCGCGCTCGTGAACGCCGCGAAGGGGTATTTCTCGCTCGTGATCGTCCGCGGCGGCCGCATCGTCTTCTTCCGCTGCAAGTCGTACGCGAGCGCCGAGGAGGACGCGCCCCCCGCGCCCGGCGGGACCCCGCTCGCGCGGGAGCTCGCGACCTCGATCTCGTATTACCAGGACAAGCTCGCGGGCGTCGATCTGGGGACGGCGTTCGTGCGGACGGTCTCCGCTCCGCACGACGAGATCGCCGAGATCCTTGAGCGGCAGGGGATCGGTCGCATCGAGCGCGTCGATCCGTCGGCCGCGCTGGGCCTGGGCGCCGGCCTCCGCCTCGACGCCGACGTGGCACAGCGCGTGGCGCCGTGCGTGGGCGCGGCGGCGGGGAGGGCGGCATGA
- the pilO gene encoding type 4a pilus biogenesis protein PilO: MSARRRRRFDVREIAPNALIACGVLLVANVVFTLAVLQPQGARLEGLRRDSEPRLNELKRRRQFVEGTEGFLGKLQQAETDLAKLRSDILSTRDRRMIETQLEIEKLAGQFGVDFEEIRFENDILKDQGVDRFGMVVPLRGGYRNLRKFIQAVESSPRFLVIEKVSLGSGDKGGEDRLELRITLATYFDLPDLFREPLRRAARKS; the protein is encoded by the coding sequence GTGAGCGCCCGCCGCCGCCGCCGCTTCGATGTCCGCGAGATCGCGCCCAACGCGCTGATCGCCTGCGGCGTGCTCCTGGTGGCGAACGTCGTCTTCACCCTCGCGGTGCTGCAGCCGCAGGGTGCGCGCCTGGAGGGGCTCCGCCGCGACAGCGAGCCGCGCCTCAACGAGCTCAAGCGGCGCCGGCAGTTCGTCGAGGGGACCGAAGGGTTCCTCGGGAAGCTGCAGCAGGCCGAGACCGACCTCGCCAAGCTGCGCAGCGACATCCTGTCGACCCGCGACCGGCGCATGATCGAGACCCAGCTCGAGATCGAAAAGCTGGCGGGGCAGTTCGGCGTCGACTTCGAGGAGATCCGCTTCGAGAACGACATCCTCAAGGACCAGGGGGTCGATCGGTTCGGGATGGTCGTGCCCCTCCGGGGCGGCTACCGCAACCTGCGCAAGTTCATCCAGGCCGTGGAGAGCTCCCCGCGGTTCCTCGTGATCGAGAAGGTGTCGCTCGGATCGGGGGACAAGGGCGGCGAGGATCGCCTGGAGCTGCGCATCACCCTCGCGACCTACTTCGACCTCCCCGACCTCTTTCGCGAGCCGCTCCGCCGCGCGGCCCGGAAGTCCTGA
- a CDS encoding cohesin domain-containing protein has protein sequence MIHQKAWKLALATLLIVAAAGCAAQSAYRDAELDAKRGNWDRAVLGYSKALALDPGNTRYNVALERAKLKSSAQHFEKGKRYAASSQWELAVAEYQQTLLLNPGNQHAATELERATVQLRRRQEGPSELQRLKDKARRDQLAPPRLNPKSNVAILLQFRDQPVGKIFEALSKASQINFIYDEKTDLQKPLTIDVGNVTVEKALDILMLQTKNFYKVIDESTLLIAPDQRQKRQELEDQVIRTFYLSNAETKTIVSVLRTLLNARQIAENDGLNSISIKETPDKVAIAEKIVEANDKSKGEIIIDVELLEINRKIIQNLGIDLSSKSLSLTFLDGKSSVPLNNLSTLRQQGNWTVGPIPSVVINFLKSDGDSKTIAKPQLRVSEGEKASILIGDRVPIPTTSFNTSQTVGGNIVPITSFTYQNVGITVQLEPRVHHNKEVTLKVKVEVSQLAGSVSAGGGVDQPIIGTREIETVIRLRDGETNLLAGLIRREETELRTGVPGLMDTPGIGRVLSNTKIDTNETDIVLTLTPYIIRIPDITEDDLQTLWVGTDENMRLRGPVRGVLGVSPFAEDEGQPASEAPPIPIGGEPSLPTPTGYTPTPAPATPTPSTPSPAPTPPPTGGGAETPGVPVPVPVPGEGGEVENPPVEEPPPVDESPEPSGGERPDQPQGPAVVRLVPSSPSFRVGDRVIVEVRVDNAGNVGSVPFHLQYNRQVLEFVGPALEGPFLSSDGTNTVFLATPTQGGGDVVVGASRLGGGSGVSGSGTIATFQFQAINPGDCGFSFTGASVKDPQARNLPASFLSAPVAVEP, from the coding sequence GTGATCCACCAGAAGGCTTGGAAGCTCGCGTTGGCGACGCTGCTGATCGTGGCCGCGGCCGGCTGTGCGGCGCAGAGCGCCTACCGCGACGCGGAGCTCGATGCGAAGCGCGGCAACTGGGACCGCGCGGTCCTCGGCTATTCGAAGGCGCTCGCCCTCGATCCGGGGAACACGCGCTACAACGTCGCCCTCGAACGGGCGAAGCTCAAGTCCTCCGCGCAGCACTTCGAGAAGGGCAAGCGCTACGCCGCCTCCTCGCAGTGGGAGCTCGCGGTCGCCGAGTACCAGCAGACCCTGCTTCTCAATCCCGGCAACCAGCACGCCGCGACGGAGCTCGAGCGGGCGACGGTCCAGCTACGCCGTCGCCAGGAGGGGCCGAGCGAGCTGCAGCGGCTCAAGGACAAGGCGCGGCGCGACCAGCTCGCACCCCCGCGCCTCAACCCGAAATCCAACGTCGCGATCCTGCTCCAGTTCCGCGATCAACCCGTCGGCAAGATCTTCGAGGCGCTCTCCAAGGCCTCCCAGATCAACTTCATCTACGACGAGAAGACCGACCTGCAGAAGCCGCTGACGATCGACGTCGGCAACGTCACCGTCGAGAAGGCCCTCGACATCCTGATGCTGCAGACCAAGAACTTCTACAAGGTGATCGACGAGAGCACGCTGCTCATCGCTCCCGACCAGCGCCAGAAGCGCCAGGAGCTCGAGGACCAGGTCATCCGGACCTTCTACCTCTCGAACGCGGAGACCAAGACGATCGTCTCCGTGCTGCGCACGCTCCTCAACGCGCGCCAGATCGCCGAGAACGACGGGCTGAACTCGATCTCGATCAAGGAGACGCCCGACAAGGTCGCCATCGCCGAGAAGATCGTCGAGGCGAACGACAAGTCGAAGGGCGAGATCATCATCGACGTCGAGCTGCTCGAGATCAACCGCAAGATCATCCAGAACCTCGGGATCGACCTCAGCTCGAAGAGCCTCTCGCTGACCTTCCTCGACGGGAAGTCCTCGGTCCCGCTCAACAACCTGAGCACCCTCCGGCAGCAGGGGAACTGGACCGTCGGCCCGATCCCGAGCGTGGTGATCAACTTCCTCAAGAGCGACGGCGACTCCAAGACGATCGCCAAGCCCCAGCTGCGCGTGAGCGAGGGGGAGAAGGCCTCGATCCTGATCGGCGACCGCGTCCCGATCCCGACGACCTCGTTCAACACCTCGCAGACGGTGGGCGGGAACATCGTCCCGATCACCTCGTTCACGTACCAGAACGTCGGGATCACGGTCCAGCTCGAGCCGCGCGTGCACCACAACAAGGAGGTCACGCTCAAGGTCAAGGTCGAGGTCAGCCAGCTCGCCGGGTCGGTCTCGGCGGGCGGCGGGGTCGATCAGCCGATCATCGGCACGCGCGAGATCGAGACGGTCATCCGCCTGCGCGACGGGGAGACGAACCTCCTCGCCGGCCTGATCCGTCGGGAGGAGACCGAGTTGAGGACCGGCGTCCCCGGACTGATGGACACCCCGGGGATCGGACGGGTGCTCTCGAACACCAAGATCGACACCAACGAGACCGACATCGTCCTCACCCTCACGCCGTACATCATCCGGATCCCGGACATCACCGAGGACGACCTGCAGACGCTCTGGGTGGGAACCGACGAGAACATGCGCCTGCGCGGCCCGGTTCGCGGCGTGCTCGGGGTCTCGCCGTTCGCGGAGGACGAGGGGCAACCCGCCTCCGAGGCGCCCCCGATCCCGATCGGCGGGGAGCCGAGCCTCCCGACCCCGACCGGGTACACGCCGACGCCCGCCCCGGCCACCCCGACGCCGTCGACCCCTTCGCCCGCGCCGACCCCGCCGCCGACCGGAGGCGGCGCGGAGACGCCCGGCGTTCCCGTGCCGGTGCCGGTCCCGGGGGAGGGCGGGGAGGTCGAGAACCCGCCCGTCGAGGAGCCGCCGCCCGTGGACGAGAGTCCCGAGCCTTCGGGGGGCGAACGCCCCGATCAGCCGCAGGGGCCGGCGGTGGTGCGTCTCGTCCCGTCGTCGCCGAGCTTCCGGGTCGGCGATCGCGTGATCGTCGAGGTCCGGGTGGACAACGCCGGGAACGTCGGTTCCGTGCCGTTCCACCTCCAGTACAACCGGCAGGTCCTCGAGTTCGTGGGGCCCGCGCTCGAGGGGCCGTTCCTCTCCAGCGACGGGACCAACACCGTGTTCCTCGCGACGCCCACGCAGGGAGGAGGCGACGTGGTGGTCGGCGCCTCGCGCCTGGGCGGAGGCTCCGGCGTTTCCGGGTCGGGGACGATCGCGACCTTCCAGTTCCAGGCGATCAACCCCGGCGACTGCGGGTTCTCCTTCACCGGGGCGAGCGTGAAGGACCCGCAGGCCCGCAACCTCCCGGCGAGTTTTCTCTCCGCGCCGGTCGCGGTGGAGCCCTAG